A region of Pasteurellaceae bacterium Orientalotternb1 DNA encodes the following proteins:
- a CDS encoding hydroxymethylbilane synthase, which translates to MKEILRIATRQSPLALWQANFVKDALEQRFPHLSVELVTMVTKGDIILDTPLAKIGGKGLFVKELELALLENRADLAVHSMKDVPMTFPDGLGLAVICERGDPRDAFVSNQYANLDELPEGAVVGTSSLRRQCQLIANYPHLQVKSLRGNVGTRLSKLDNGEYDAIILASAGLIRLGMPERIRSFISTEKSLPAVGQGAVGIETRLNDQRVLQYVKSLAHQPTTYCVQAERAMNVHLQGGCQVPIGGFAELNGDEIYLRALVGAVDGSEIIRAEGSANVECAEQLGVQIAEQLLAKGADKILAEVYSNG; encoded by the coding sequence ATGAAAGAAATTCTACGAATTGCGACCCGCCAAAGTCCATTGGCGTTGTGGCAAGCCAACTTTGTGAAAGACGCTTTAGAACAGCGTTTCCCGCATTTATCAGTCGAATTAGTGACGATGGTGACTAAAGGCGATATCATTTTAGACACTCCACTCGCGAAAATTGGTGGAAAAGGTTTATTTGTCAAAGAATTAGAACTTGCTTTATTGGAAAATCGTGCCGATCTTGCCGTGCATTCAATGAAAGATGTGCCTATGACTTTTCCTGATGGTCTTGGTTTGGCTGTTATTTGTGAACGGGGAGACCCAAGAGATGCATTTGTCTCAAATCAGTACGCCAATTTAGATGAGCTACCTGAAGGTGCTGTTGTCGGCACTTCAAGTCTTCGCCGTCAGTGTCAATTAATTGCCAATTATCCACATTTACAGGTCAAATCCTTGCGTGGTAATGTCGGAACGCGTTTAAGCAAGTTGGATAATGGCGAATATGATGCCATTATTTTAGCTTCTGCGGGCTTGATTCGATTAGGGATGCCAGAACGAATTCGGAGTTTTATTTCAACAGAAAAATCGCTACCAGCTGTGGGGCAGGGTGCAGTTGGAATTGAAACCCGTCTCAATGATCAACGTGTATTGCAGTATGTGAAATCTCTTGCTCATCAGCCAACGACCTATTGTGTGCAGGCAGAGCGAGCAATGAATGTTCATCTGCAAGGTGGTTGTCAAGTGCCAATTGGTGGTTTTGCTGAATTAAACGGTGATGAAATTTATTTGCGAGCACTTGTTGGGGCTGTAGATGGCTCGGAAATTATTCGAGCAGAAGGTTCAGCAAACGTTGAATGTGCTGAACAGTTAGGCGTACAGATTGCAGAGCAGTTATTAGCAAAAGGTGCAGATAAAATTCTTGCGGAAGTTTATTCAAACGGATGA
- a CDS encoding beta-N-acetylhexosaminidase, whose translation MLLIDLVGKELTVEEQELLEHPLVSGLILFTRNFHDREQIQALIQSVRQRVTKPLLITVDQEGGRVQRFREGFTQLPAMQSFQTLLPAEQRAQFAKEAGWLMAAEMFALDIDLSFAPVLDLGHQCKAIGDRSFGQNPTHILPLAEAFIDGMREIGMATTGKHFPGHGHVVADSHLETPFDDRSKETIFSHDIQPFKQLITKGKLSAIMPAHVIYTQCDSQPASGSAYWLKDVLRQQLNFNGVIFSDDLGMKGAGFMGDYVERSEKALNAGCDLLLLCNEPAGVVQVLDNLKYQPTQSQKERHYRLMKRKSVSWRELAQSERWQQAHQSLTKLQTQWLEWKANNA comes from the coding sequence ATGTTACTGATTGATTTAGTTGGAAAAGAGCTAACCGTTGAAGAGCAAGAATTACTTGAACATCCGCTCGTTTCAGGTTTAATCCTATTTACTCGTAACTTTCATGATCGTGAACAAATTCAGGCGTTAATTCAGTCTGTTCGCCAGCGAGTCACAAAACCACTGCTTATCACCGTTGATCAAGAGGGTGGACGTGTACAACGTTTTCGTGAAGGCTTTACACAGTTACCTGCAATGCAATCCTTTCAAACCTTACTTCCTGCTGAACAACGAGCCCAGTTTGCCAAAGAAGCAGGCTGGCTAATGGCAGCAGAAATGTTTGCTTTAGATATTGATTTAAGTTTTGCACCAGTTTTAGACTTAGGGCACCAATGCAAAGCAATTGGTGATCGCTCCTTTGGACAAAATCCAACACACATCTTGCCGCTTGCCGAAGCTTTTATTGACGGAATGCGTGAAATCGGCATGGCAACAACAGGTAAACATTTCCCTGGGCATGGTCATGTCGTTGCAGACTCACATTTGGAAACGCCTTTCGATGACCGTTCAAAAGAGACTATTTTCAGCCACGATATTCAGCCTTTCAAGCAGTTAATCACCAAAGGTAAATTATCTGCCATCATGCCTGCTCACGTAATTTACACCCAATGCGACAGCCAGCCAGCAAGTGGTTCAGCCTATTGGTTAAAAGACGTTTTACGCCAACAGTTGAATTTCAATGGAGTTATTTTCTCCGATGATTTAGGAATGAAAGGGGCTGGTTTTATGGGAGACTATGTAGAACGTAGTGAAAAAGCACTTAATGCAGGCTGTGATTTGCTCTTACTTTGCAATGAACCTGCTGGTGTGGTGCAAGTGCTCGACAACTTGAAATACCAACCAACGCAATCACAAAAAGAGCGTCATTACCGCCTAATGAAACGCAAATCGGTCAGTTGGCGTGAATTAGCACAAAGTGAACGTTGGCAACAAGCTCATCAATCACTCACAAAATTGCAAACTCAATGGCTTGAATGGAAAGCAAACAATGCCTAA
- a CDS encoding anaerobic ribonucleoside-triphosphate reductase: MIRLQPEQLQAKLAFIGEYLAAKNAADGSKMDANANVTQKNIATMENELMKDFFVQLNRTKVSGKIAELFGKALADEYLRQIEEHEIYVHDETSLKPYCVSVTLYPFLLDGLSKLGGESKAPQHLSSFCGSFINLVFAISSQFAGAVATVEFLTYLDYFARKDYGENYLETHSKAIANHLQQVVYSINQPAAARGYQSVFWNISVYDQYYFNAIFSDFVFPDFSKPNWESVSALQDFFMNWFNQERTKAILTFPVVTAAMLTEQGKCKDTYFADKMAKSLAEGNAFFIYQSDNPDSLASCCRLRNQVDDHTFSYSLGAGGVATGSINVITLNMNRLVQDGRDLAKEVSKIHQYQYAYRQLMEEYLAAGMLPVYDAGFISLDKQFLTIGINGMAEAAESQGITVGYNAEYVEFVQKQLKTIFTANQQASKKYGVKFNTEFVPAENLGVKNAKWDRQAGYQVPRECYNSYFYVVEDEYTNTLDKFLLHGRELVEWLDGGSALHLNLEEALNQQGYRALLDIAAKTGCNYFCVNVKITICNDCGQIDKRTLACCPCCASTNIDYGTRVIGYLKRVSAFSSARQKEHQLRYYHRQAA; encoded by the coding sequence ATGATCAGACTTCAACCCGAACAGTTACAAGCCAAATTGGCATTTATTGGGGAATATCTTGCCGCTAAAAATGCGGCAGATGGCTCAAAAATGGACGCCAACGCCAATGTGACACAAAAAAACATTGCCACGATGGAAAACGAACTGATGAAAGATTTTTTCGTACAGCTCAATCGAACAAAAGTGAGCGGCAAAATTGCGGAACTGTTTGGGAAAGCTTTGGCAGATGAATATTTGCGTCAAATTGAAGAGCATGAAATTTATGTGCATGATGAAACCAGTTTGAAACCCTATTGCGTTTCGGTCACCTTGTATCCTTTTTTACTTGATGGCTTATCAAAATTGGGGGGAGAGTCAAAAGCACCGCAACATTTAAGTTCCTTTTGTGGATCGTTTATCAATTTGGTTTTTGCGATTAGCTCACAGTTTGCAGGGGCGGTTGCTACCGTTGAATTTCTCACGTATTTGGATTATTTCGCCCGTAAAGATTATGGCGAAAATTATTTGGAAACCCATTCAAAAGCGATCGCCAATCATCTTCAACAAGTGGTTTATAGTATTAACCAGCCCGCTGCTGCACGGGGCTATCAAAGTGTTTTTTGGAATATTTCGGTTTACGATCAATATTATTTCAATGCGATTTTCAGTGATTTTGTCTTCCCTGATTTCAGCAAACCAAACTGGGAAAGTGTATCCGCATTGCAAGATTTCTTTATGAATTGGTTCAATCAAGAACGAACCAAGGCGATTCTAACGTTTCCCGTAGTTACCGCCGCTATGCTCACAGAACAAGGCAAATGCAAAGACACGTATTTTGCCGATAAAATGGCGAAATCGTTAGCGGAAGGCAATGCCTTTTTTATTTATCAATCGGATAATCCCGATTCCTTAGCTTCTTGCTGTCGGTTACGCAATCAGGTGGACGATCATACCTTTTCCTATTCTCTTGGGGCTGGAGGTGTGGCAACAGGCTCAATTAATGTAATTACGTTGAATATGAATCGGTTAGTGCAAGATGGGCGGGATTTAGCCAAAGAAGTCAGCAAAATTCATCAATATCAATATGCCTATCGGCAGCTGATGGAAGAGTATCTCGCAGCAGGTATGTTGCCCGTTTATGATGCGGGTTTTATTTCATTAGATAAACAATTTTTGACAATTGGCATTAACGGAATGGCTGAAGCGGCAGAATCACAAGGCATTACTGTAGGGTATAACGCAGAATATGTTGAATTTGTTCAAAAACAGCTCAAAACTATTTTCACCGCAAATCAGCAAGCCAGTAAAAAATATGGCGTGAAATTTAACACCGAGTTTGTCCCTGCAGAAAATCTCGGCGTGAAAAATGCCAAGTGGGATCGCCAAGCAGGCTATCAGGTGCCGAGAGAATGTTATAACTCCTATTTTTATGTGGTTGAAGATGAATACACCAATACATTGGATAAATTTTTACTGCATGGCAGGGAGTTGGTTGAGTGGCTTGATGGCGGCTCTGCGTTGCATCTCAATTTAGAAGAAGCGTTAAACCAACAAGGTTATCGTGCATTGCTCGACATTGCCGCAAAAACGGGCTGTAATTATTTTTGTGTGAATGTCAAAATTACCATTTGCAACGACTGCGGACAAATTGATAAACGCACATTGGCTTGCTGCCCGTGCTGTGCTTCAACAAACATTGATTATGGCACAAGGGTGATTGGTTATTTAAAACGGGTCTCTGCCTTTAGTTCAGCACGCCAAAAAGAGCATCAACTTCGTTACTATCATCGACAAGCGGCATAG
- a CDS encoding dCTP deaminase translates to MRLCDIDIERYLDEGIISLTPRPANDKINGATIDVRLGNSFRVFREHATPYIDLSGKREEMAAQLEQVMSDEILIADGEAFFLHPGELALATTLESVKLPANIVGWLDGRSSLARLGLMVHVTAHRIDPGWEGKIVLEFFNAGKLPLALRPNMAIGALSFEILSGDAQRPYNVRKDAKYKNQQSAVFSRINQDE, encoded by the coding sequence ATGCGTTTATGTGACATCGACATCGAACGTTATTTAGACGAGGGCATCATCAGTTTAACGCCTCGTCCTGCTAATGATAAAATCAACGGGGCAACCATTGATGTTCGATTAGGCAATTCTTTTCGGGTATTCCGTGAGCATGCCACGCCATATATTGATTTAAGTGGTAAACGTGAAGAAATGGCGGCACAGCTGGAACAAGTGATGAGCGATGAAATTCTGATTGCAGACGGCGAAGCCTTTTTCTTGCATCCAGGTGAATTAGCCTTGGCGACTACGTTGGAATCGGTCAAATTGCCAGCGAATATAGTTGGTTGGCTTGATGGACGCTCATCGTTGGCACGTCTTGGGTTGATGGTTCACGTCACCGCACATCGCATTGATCCAGGCTGGGAGGGCAAAATTGTGTTGGAATTTTTCAATGCAGGTAAACTGCCATTGGCATTGCGTCCGAATATGGCGATCGGAGCCTTGAGTTTTGAAATTCTCAGCGGCGATGCACAACGCCCATATAATGTGCGTAAAGATGCAAAATACAAAAATCAACAGAGTGCGGTTTTCAGCCGTATTAACCAAGACGAATAA
- a CDS encoding uridine kinase, translating to MSENKNCIVIAIAGASASGKSLIASTIYKELKEELGQDDIGIISEDSYYKDQTHLAMEERVKTNYDHPNSMDHDLLVSHLKALKQGQSVELPEYDYTEHNRKSTVTPFSPKRIIILEGILLLTDEDIRNEIDVSIFVDAPLDICFIRRLQRDMEERGRTMESVVSQYRKTVRPMFLQFVEPSKQYADVIIPKGGKNRIAINILKAQIKQLLKQK from the coding sequence ATGTCTGAAAATAAAAACTGTATTGTTATTGCTATTGCGGGTGCTTCTGCATCAGGTAAAAGTTTAATTGCTTCAACGATTTATAAAGAACTCAAAGAAGAACTCGGTCAGGACGACATCGGCATTATTTCAGAAGATTCCTACTATAAAGATCAAACGCATCTTGCGATGGAAGAACGGGTCAAAACCAACTATGACCACCCAAACTCAATGGATCACGATTTACTCGTTTCTCATCTCAAAGCCTTAAAACAAGGGCAATCCGTTGAACTTCCTGAATATGATTATACTGAACACAACCGCAAATCCACCGTTACCCCTTTCTCTCCTAAACGTATTATTATTTTAGAAGGTATTTTGTTGCTCACAGATGAAGACATTCGCAATGAAATTGATGTTTCTATTTTCGTTGATGCACCGCTCGATATCTGTTTTATTCGCCGCTTACAACGGGATATGGAAGAACGTGGACGTACTATGGAATCGGTGGTGAGCCAATATCGTAAAACGGTTCGCCCAATGTTTTTACAGTTCGTTGAGCCGTCCAAGCAATATGCGGATGTGATTATTCCAAAAGGCGGGAAAAACCGTATTGCAATCAATATCTTGAAAGCACAAATCAAACAGCTCTTAAAGCAAAAATAG
- a CDS encoding DNA mismatch repair endonuclease MutH, translated as MQLATHSLTETELLQKAQWLAGFRLGEIAEQLGMIVPPDLRRDKGWVGILIETALGAKAGSKPEQDFAHLGIELKTIPVNEKGMPLETTFVSLAPLTQNHGITWQTSHVRHKLQKVLWVPVEGEREIPLAQRRIGMPILWSPSPHQDQQLQRDWEELMELIVLGRLNEINATLGEVLQLRPKGRNSKALANAINQQGEKTQSLPLGFYLRKNFTSEILQNFLRSTL; from the coding sequence ATGCAACTAGCAACGCATTCTCTAACTGAAACTGAATTACTACAAAAAGCCCAATGGCTTGCGGGATTTCGTTTAGGTGAAATTGCCGAACAGCTCGGAATGATTGTTCCCCCCGATCTTCGACGTGATAAAGGCTGGGTCGGTATTTTGATAGAAACCGCATTAGGTGCAAAAGCAGGTAGCAAACCAGAGCAAGACTTTGCCCACTTAGGCATTGAATTAAAAACAATTCCAGTAAATGAAAAAGGTATGCCGCTAGAAACAACCTTTGTTAGCCTAGCACCTTTAACACAGAACCATGGCATTACATGGCAGACCTCCCATGTACGTCATAAATTGCAAAAAGTGCTCTGGGTTCCTGTTGAAGGAGAGCGAGAAATTCCGTTGGCACAACGAAGGATAGGTATGCCTATTCTATGGTCTCCATCACCACATCAAGATCAGCAATTGCAACGAGACTGGGAAGAACTAATGGAATTGATTGTGTTAGGGCGATTAAATGAGATTAATGCAACCTTAGGCGAAGTCTTGCAACTTCGCCCTAAGGGAAGAAATAGTAAGGCTCTAGCAAACGCAATTAACCAGCAAGGGGAAAAAACTCAATCGCTTCCCCTTGGTTTTTATTTACGCAAAAATTTCACTTCAGAAATTTTACAAAATTTTTTACGTTCAACTCTTTAA
- a CDS encoding 23S rRNA (uracil(747)-C(5))-methyltransferase: MPNLLNCQHFEQKRCSSCQWLDKPYLEQLSDKSADLKRLVSPYILQKTAFLPEVSSPIAHFRNKAKMVVSGSVERPILGILNDPNDPQSAVDLTDCPLYPNSISTLFPLLKQFIGRAGLVPYNVAKKRGELKYILITQSQYNQSVMIRFVLKSELKRPLVERELAGLLDQLPANSVVSLNIQPHHSAVLEGEQEIFLTPQQVLEEHFNGVPLFIRPQGFFQTNPYVASQLYATAQQWLQYLPISHLWDLFCGVGGFGLHCIRPLQQQNPNATLTGIEISPSAIASATMSAKQLGLNHIHFASLDSAQFALNEQGQRPDAVIVNPPRRGIGKPLAEFINQLGSPYLLYSSCNANTMAADFASLTHYELVKIQLFDMFPHTAHYEVLTLLVRKSD; the protein is encoded by the coding sequence ATGCCTAACCTGCTGAATTGCCAACATTTTGAGCAAAAACGTTGCTCCTCCTGCCAATGGCTAGATAAGCCATACCTTGAGCAATTATCCGACAAATCAGCGGATCTCAAGCGGTTAGTTTCACCTTATATTTTGCAAAAAACTGCCTTTTTACCCGAAGTTAGTTCCCCTATCGCCCATTTTCGCAATAAAGCGAAAATGGTGGTATCTGGCAGCGTAGAACGCCCTATTTTGGGGATTTTGAACGATCCAAATGACCCACAAAGTGCAGTGGACTTAACCGATTGCCCGCTCTACCCTAATTCCATCTCAACACTCTTTCCGCTTCTCAAACAGTTTATCGGGCGAGCTGGGCTTGTGCCTTACAATGTGGCGAAAAAACGGGGAGAACTGAAATATATTTTGATTACCCAAAGCCAGTACAACCAATCGGTGATGATTCGTTTTGTGCTAAAAAGTGAGCTAAAAAGACCACTTGTTGAACGAGAACTGGCAGGTTTACTTGATCAACTTCCCGCTAATTCGGTGGTCTCGCTCAATATTCAACCACACCATTCTGCGGTGCTCGAAGGTGAACAAGAAATATTTCTTACTCCGCAGCAAGTGCTAGAAGAGCATTTCAATGGCGTGCCATTGTTTATTCGTCCGCAAGGCTTTTTCCAAACGAACCCTTATGTAGCAAGCCAACTCTATGCGACGGCACAACAGTGGTTACAATATTTACCGATTTCGCATCTTTGGGATCTCTTTTGTGGCGTTGGGGGCTTTGGATTACACTGTATTCGCCCACTACAGCAACAAAATCCGAACGCAACCTTAACAGGCATAGAGATTTCGCCTTCTGCGATTGCAAGTGCAACAATGTCTGCCAAGCAACTTGGGCTCAATCATATTCACTTTGCGTCGCTAGATTCTGCTCAATTTGCCTTAAACGAACAAGGACAGAGACCTGATGCAGTGATCGTCAATCCACCGCGACGTGGAATCGGTAAACCATTAGCCGAATTCATTAATCAACTTGGTTCACCTTATTTGCTCTATTCAAGCTGCAATGCAAATACAATGGCTGCCGATTTTGCGTCATTAACCCATTATGAATTGGTTAAAATCCAGCTATTTGATATGTTTCCCCACACCGCACATTATGAAGTGCTGACTCTTCTCGTTCGTAAGAGTGATTAA
- a CDS encoding anaerobic ribonucleoside-triphosphate reductase activating protein, translating to MSQLKFVSESVVFQEVPNEVSLAFLISGCPLGCKGCHSRESWNGQNGNILSVEYLKQRLACYQGLITCVLFMGGEWQTNALVELLATVQQAGLKSCLYTGLEKEALPSNLLPFLTYLKTGRWIPERGGLNSLTTNQRFIDLRTGDILNHLFIK from the coding sequence ATGAGCCAGTTAAAATTTGTTTCAGAATCCGTTGTATTTCAAGAAGTGCCTAATGAAGTGTCATTAGCTTTTTTGATTTCAGGCTGCCCACTTGGATGTAAAGGTTGCCATAGCCGAGAAAGTTGGAATGGGCAAAATGGAAACATTCTTTCGGTTGAATATTTAAAGCAACGTTTGGCTTGTTATCAAGGACTGATTACTTGCGTGCTATTTATGGGAGGAGAGTGGCAGACAAATGCTTTAGTAGAGCTACTTGCCACTGTTCAGCAAGCGGGGCTGAAAAGCTGCTTGTACACAGGGTTGGAGAAAGAAGCACTGCCATCGAATCTATTGCCTTTTTTAACTTATTTAAAAACGGGGCGTTGGATTCCAGAGCGGGGAGGATTAAACAGTTTAACGACCAATCAGCGGTTTATTGATTTACGCACGGGCGACATATTGAATCATCTATTTATCAAATAA
- a CDS encoding DNA repair protein RecN, with amino-acid sequence MLTQLTINNFAIVRHLVLELNEGMSVITGETGAGKSIGIDALGLCLGYRSESSMIRQGADKTDITATFSMQPNSPAFLWLKEHELLDEDNPNECILRRIINIDGRSKAFVNNRPLPVSQLRELGQYLIHLNGQHAPQLLLKSEYQLELVDNYAGLHTLLTTMAEHYQIWRKLHKQVNNFHQQCQENEARKQLLQYQVEELDEFAIKEGEFEQMEEDQARLANSEQLTELSQSVLANLSDSELNIDTTLYRTIRELEKLVELDSRYSSALDMLHEALIQVQEASSEVSHLANNIEQDPELLNQLDSRISKAIQLARKHQVPTEHLWKQHQNLQQELEKLLDFEQNEAQLIADEQMAHQQCLEIAEQIYQKRCDAAQKLSEQVTQQIKQLAMENGEFFIEIQHHLDKLSPNGADSVEFNLRSNLGQQAQPLAKIASGGELSRISLAVQVLTANKLSTPTIIFDEVDVGISGPTATVVGRLLRQLGKKCQVLCVTHLPQVASHGNYHYNVQKFVENNETETQMSLLAPSERVLALARLLGGSKITEAVLANAQEMLNLAEED; translated from the coding sequence ATGCTTACTCAACTTACCATAAACAATTTTGCTATTGTCCGCCATTTAGTATTAGAACTGAATGAAGGTATGTCTGTGATTACAGGCGAAACAGGTGCAGGAAAATCGATTGGAATTGATGCATTGGGATTATGCCTCGGTTATCGTTCTGAAAGCAGTATGATTCGCCAAGGAGCAGATAAAACAGACATCACCGCTACTTTTTCAATGCAACCAAATAGCCCTGCATTTTTGTGGTTAAAAGAACATGAACTTTTAGATGAAGACAATCCAAATGAGTGCATTTTACGTCGGATCATCAATATTGATGGACGCTCCAAAGCCTTTGTCAATAATCGTCCTTTGCCTGTCTCACAGTTACGTGAACTAGGGCAATACTTAATTCACCTAAATGGACAACATGCTCCGCAACTCCTATTAAAAAGTGAATATCAACTTGAATTAGTTGATAATTATGCAGGTCTTCACACACTGCTTACAACAATGGCTGAGCACTATCAAATTTGGCGAAAACTCCATAAGCAAGTCAACAATTTTCATCAACAATGCCAAGAAAATGAAGCCCGTAAACAGCTATTGCAATACCAAGTGGAAGAATTGGACGAATTCGCAATTAAAGAAGGCGAATTTGAGCAAATGGAAGAAGATCAGGCTCGTTTAGCCAATTCTGAACAATTGACTGAACTGTCTCAATCTGTCTTGGCGAATCTATCCGATAGCGAATTAAATATAGATACCACGCTCTATCGAACTATTCGAGAGTTAGAAAAACTTGTTGAACTGGATAGTCGTTATAGCTCCGCACTTGATATGCTCCATGAAGCGTTAATCCAAGTGCAAGAAGCCAGTTCTGAAGTCAGTCATTTAGCCAATAATATTGAGCAAGATCCCGAGTTACTGAATCAGTTAGACAGTCGGATCAGTAAAGCAATACAACTTGCACGTAAACATCAAGTTCCTACTGAACATTTATGGAAACAGCACCAAAACCTGCAACAAGAACTCGAGAAATTACTAGATTTTGAACAAAACGAAGCTCAATTAATTGCTGATGAGCAAATGGCTCATCAACAATGCCTTGAAATTGCAGAACAGATTTATCAGAAACGTTGCGATGCAGCTCAAAAACTATCAGAACAAGTTACCCAACAGATCAAGCAACTCGCAATGGAAAATGGCGAATTCTTCATCGAAATTCAGCATCATCTTGATAAATTATCACCAAATGGGGCAGATTCTGTCGAATTTAATTTACGCAGCAATTTAGGACAACAAGCCCAACCGTTAGCCAAAATTGCATCTGGCGGTGAGTTGTCACGGATTTCATTAGCGGTACAAGTCTTAACCGCTAATAAACTCTCTACACCAACCATTATTTTTGACGAAGTAGATGTGGGCATTAGCGGTCCAACAGCCACCGTTGTTGGACGATTACTGCGTCAGCTTGGTAAAAAATGCCAAGTGTTGTGTGTAACGCATTTACCACAAGTCGCAAGCCATGGAAATTATCATTACAATGTACAAAAATTCGTTGAAAATAATGAAACAGAGACGCAAATGAGCTTACTTGCCCCTTCAGAAAGAGTGCTTGCCTTAGCAAGATTGCTTGGCGGAAGTAAAATTACAGAAGCCGTTTTAGCTAATGCACAGGAAATGTTAAATTTGGCGGAGGAAGATTAG